A genomic window from Salvia miltiorrhiza cultivar Shanhuang (shh) chromosome 5, IMPLAD_Smil_shh, whole genome shotgun sequence includes:
- the LOC131025621 gene encoding uncharacterized protein LOC131025621, translating to MLRVMLKLKRLKGDIKVWNKEIFGNVDTAISQLQRQLSDTQNRISESGYTDALFDEEVSIQANLNVTLSRKNSLLQQKSRISWLKDGDRNTGFFQRMTKFKKKNASISHLKIDGVDCYDSKVIEQHVVSHFADLFKDDGHPGADHLDIDALIDATITERQNFELVSIPQEYEIKATVFSMDANSAPGPDGFSGHFFHTCWDIIQDDVVGAIQAFFQYSYLPTGCNSSTMVLIPKKDTVSTVSNLRPIVLSNFFFKIMSKLLVARLSGIAATHVSSNQFGFISGRNIHDCIMLSSEGFNAMQRTNRGSNMACKVDIKKAFDTIRWEFIMQVLRANGYHETFINWISIIFKSARLSILYNGQLTGYFPCSRGVRQGDPLSPILFGIAEDVLSHLISSCVNSRHLVPMRFSRATNFPTHLFYADDIIIFCNATIRNACKLRQVLNYYEGMSGQKCSQEKSNVIFGKGVSIASKREIQRALGFMMGSLPMTYLGVPIFVGSPRASFIMPIYDRIVQKFARWKGLQLSIAGRLCLVQSVIQSSLVHSMKVYKWPRALLHSLDRKCQNFVWTGNVDQRPSCSIISSRYLTRFRYAKRTIANSSIWIGVKQEVNPLVLDSYSCIDNGANTLFWTDDWLGYKLVDRLRISHFMHEFLNFAVKDYFFDGKWHFSATFVNTFPDIVADILLVSFGDQKDRRFWKHSVKGEVTAALAFSNKCHRFPMVKWGKWIWEPFIPVRRSILCWRVLHGRLPTMDVLRRQGMIAPNGCHFCLADEESIDHIMWSCTKVSQIWNTLLDWFGKTELLSCIDITTFLVFAWNASFSSQILSLWKASIITVMWKIWDVRNSVVFEDTHFEARAVLAFVKAFLKELDSSFARMGTIRNTWGDYVIMRRIGVSSRRSPPPRMLEVHWWPPVGHWIKVNTDGSAKGAPGPIARGGVFRDKWNVVRGCFHIKGGRGKEINRLISWPTGIDKKVGGLLRLMRSSKRFLLCLMSGFLRGVGWAFGGAVVRSRAEVCGWRWRGFRLLVAVGLMMAWHKPFVEHLESVLCGREIKGPAAALRGRRSSSLLWFSLLLSFKGAVVFLEEVAVGLLMASLKPFVEPLASIICGREVKGIAAAMRGRRSSS from the exons ATGCTTCGTGTGATGCTGAAACTTAAAAGGTTGAAGGGGGATATCAAAGTTTGGAACAAAGAGATTTTTGGGAACGTGGACACTGCCATCTCTCAACTCCAACGACAACTTTCGGATACCCAGAATCGGATATCTGAGTCTGGCTATACGGACGCCTTGTTTGATGAGGAGGTGAGCATTCAAGCCAATTTGAATGTTACCCTCAGTCGGAAAAACAGCTTGCTTCAGCAAAAGAGTCGTATTTCTTGGCTTAAGGATGGGGATCGGAATACTGGATTTTTTCAAAGAATGACTAAGTTTAAGAAGAAAAATGCTTCGATTTCTCACTTGAAGATTGATGGTGTTGACTGTTATGATTCGAAGGTCATTGAGCAGCATGTGGTTAGTCACTTTGCGGATTTATTCAAGGATGATGGACATCCGGGAGCGGATCATCTTGATATTGATGCTCTGATTGATGCTACTATTACGGAAAGACAAAATTTCGAGCTTGTTAGCATTCCGCAGGAGTACGAGATCAAGGCGACGGTTTTCAGCATGGATGCCAACAGTGCTCCTGGTCCTGATGGTTTTTCTGGGCATTTTTTCCACACTTGTTGGGATATTATTCAGGATGATGTTGTGGGAGCTATTCAGGCATTTTTTCAGTACTCTTATCTTCCCACTGGCTGTAACTCTAGCACGATGGTGCTTATCCCGAAAAAAGATACGGTGTCAACCGTTTCCAATTTACGGCCCATTGTGCTATCCaactttttcttcaaaattatgtCTAAACTTCTTGTTGCTCGTCTCAGCGGGATTGCGGCGACTCATGTCTCAAGCAACCAGTTCGGCTTCATCAGTGGTAGAAATATTCATGATTGCATTATGCTGAGTTCGGAGGGATTTAATGCCATGCAGCGAACTAATAGGGGCTCTAATATGGCTTGCAAGGTTGATATTAAGAAAGCTTTCGACACCATTCGTTGGGAGTTCATTATGCAGGTTTTGAGAGCAAATGGTTATCATGAGACTTTTATAAATTGGATTTCGATAATTTTCAAATCTGCCCGGCTTTCTATTCTTTATAATGGGCAGCTCACTGGTTACTTTCCTTGCTCTCGTGGGGTGCGGCAAGGTGATCCGCTTTCTCCCATTCTTTTTGGGATTGCCGAAGATGTCCTTAGCCATCTTATTAGCAGTTGTGTGAATTCGAGACATCTGGTGCCTATGAGGTTCAGCCGTGCGACGAACTTCCCTACTCATCTGTTTTATGCAGATGATATTATCATTTTCTGCAATGCCACCATTCGGAATGCCTGCAAACTGAGACAAGTGTTGAACTATTATGAGGGGATGTCTGGTCAGAAATGCAGTCAGGAGAAATCGAATGTAATCTTTGGGAAAGGTGTTTCTATCGCGAGTAAAAGGGAAATTCAGCGAGCTCTTGGTTTTATGATGGGCAGTCTTCCTATGACGTACTTAGGGGTTCCCATTTTTGTTGGCAGTCCGCGTGCTAGTTTTATCATGCCTATATACGACCGTATCGTACAAAAGTTCGCCAGATGGAAAGGTTTACAGCTTTCGATTGCAGGGAGACTTTGTTTGGTGCAATCGGTCATTCAGAGCTCCTTGGTGCATTCGATGAAGGTTTATAAATGGCCCAGAGCGCTGTTGCATTCGTTGGACAGAAAGTGCCAAAATTTCGTTTGGACTGGGAATGTTGATCAACGGCCTAGCTGTTCT ATCATCAGCTCGCGTTATCTCACGAGGTTTAGATATGCAAAGCGGACTATTGCTAACTCATCGATCTGGATCGGGGTAAAGCAAGAGGTTAACCCTTTGGTGCTCGATTCTTACTCTTGTATTGATAATGGCGCCAATACATTGTTTTGGACGGATGACTGGCTGGGATACAAGTTAGTTGACAGATTAAGAATTTCTCATTTTATGCATGAGTTTCTTAACTTCGCTGTGAAAGACTACTTTTTTGATGGTAAGTGGCACTTCTCTGCTACGTTTGTGAACACTTTTCCGGATATTGTGGCGGATATTTTATTGGTGTCTTTTGGGGATCAAAAAGACCGAAGATTTTGGAAGCACTCGGTCAAAGGGGAAGTTACTGCGGCGCTTGCTTTCTCTAATAAGTGTCATCGTTTTCCAATGGTCAAATGGGGCAAGTGGATTTGGGAGCCTTTTATACCTGTTCGTAGATCTATTTTATGTTGGAGGGTGTTGCATGGTAGATTGCCGACGATGGATGTCCTTAGAAGACAAGGCATGATTGCTCCTAATGGTTGTCATTTTTGTTTAGCAGATGAAGAATCCATTGATCATATCATGTGGAGTTGTACGAAAGTTAGTCAAATATGGAATACTTTACTGGATTGGTTTGGAAAGACGGAGCTGCTTAGCTGCATTGATATTACTACCTTTCTGGTTTTTGCTTGGAATGCTAGCTTCAGTTCGCAAATTCTCTCTCTTTGGAAAGCAAGCATTATAACTGTTATGTGGAAGATTTGGGATGTTCGAAATTCGGTGGTGTTTGAGGATACTCATTTTGAAGCTAGAGCTGTGCTTGCTTTTGTCAAAGCCTTTCTCAAAGAGTTGGATTCTAGTTTCGCGCGGATGGGAACGATCAGGAACACGTGGGGCGACTATGTGATTATGAGGCGGATTGGTGTCAGTTCGCGCAGGAGTCCGCCCCCGCGTATGTTAGAGGTTCATTGGTGGCCCCCGGTTGGTCAttggatcaaagtgaatacgGATGGCTCTGCTAAAGGGGCTCCTGGTCCTATCGCAAGAGGTGGAGTGTTTCGTGATAAATGGAATGTGGTTCGCGGTTGCTTCCACATTAAGGGTGGACGAG GGAAGGAAATCAACCGGCTGATCTCATGGCCAACGGGGATAGACAAGAAGGTTGGTGGCCTTTTGCGATTGATGAGATCAAGCAAGCG GTTTTTGCTTTGCTTGATGTCGGGGTTTTTGCGAGGAGTGGGCTGGGCTTTTGGAGGTGCTGTTGTTCGGTCCAGAGCTGAGGTGTGTGGCTGGCGGTGGAGGGGGTTCCGGTTGTTGGTTGCGGTTGGGTTGATGATGGCTTGGCACAAGCCTTTCGTTGAGCATCTGGAGAGCGTTCTCTGTGGTCGGGAGATAAAGGGTCCGGCTGCTGCACTGCGAGGGAGGAGGTCTTCATCATTGCTGTGGTTTTCGTTGCTGCTCAGTTTCAAAGGTGCTGTGGTCTTCTTGGAGGAGGTTGCGGTGGGGTTGCTGATGGCTTCACTCAAGCCTTTCGTCGAGCCTCTGGCGAGCATTATCTGTGGTCGGGAGGTAAAGGGTATTGCTGCTGCGATGCGCGGGAGGAGGTCATCATCATAG
- the LOC130986591 gene encoding bifunctional nuclease 2-like translates to MASLQGPVVSPVVRAKQNGPSLPINSPLLKARLIRSGFLGLGGLGYSRGNAGYRQHSRTCRTTQCSFSSSSNGNGSMAGNSRENDADYVNSSVVEAVEVRSGPDGFMIKMRDGRQLKCVHNNPLGGHLPDYAPHPAIVLKMEDGTGLLLPIIVLEMPSVLLMAAVRNVQIARPTMYQVVNDMIEKMGYTVKLVRVTKRVHEAYFAELHLVKLGNEAECMSFDLRPSDAINIAVRCKVPIQVNKFLAYSDGMRVVESAKVMVQSPSSDGPLFTELDRPTGQACMETKEFNLVRNMLIAAVEERYRDAALWRDKLTRLRSKRNWT, encoded by the exons ATGGCTTCTCTACAAGGCCCAGTTGTTAGCCCTGTAGTCCGTGCAAAGCAAAATGGACCTTCTTTACCTATTAATTCACCCTTACTGAAAGCTAGATTAATTAGAAGTGGATTCTTGGGGCTCGGAGGGCTTGGCTACAGCAGGGGTAATGCGGGTTACAGGCAGCATTCGAGGACGTGTAGAACAACTCAGTGTAGTTTCAGTTCATCATCAAATGGGAATGGTAGCATGGCTGGGAATTCGCGTGAGAATGATGCTGATTATGTGAATTCAAGTGTGGTTGAAGCTG TTGAGGTGCGAAGTGGCCCAGATGGTTTCATGATCAAGATGAGAGATGGTAGGCAGCTGAAATGTGTCCATAACAATCCTCTCGGAGGTCATCTGCCGGATTATGCTCCACATCCTGCAATTGTATTGAAGATGGAAGACGGGACGGGGCTTCTTCTTCCGATTATTGTTT TGGAGATGCCAAGCGTGCTTCTTATGGCAGCTGTACGCAATGTCCAAATA GCTAGGCCTACCATGTACCAAGTGGTGAATGATATGATCGAGAAGATGGGCTATACA GTGAAACTTGTTCGTGTTACCAAGAGGGTGCATGAGGCATATTTTGCTGAGCTACACCTTGTTAAG TTGGGTAATGAAGCAGAATGCATGAGCTTTGACTTACGGCCGTCCGATGCCATTAACATTGCAGTGAGATGCAAG GTGCCAATACAAGTAAACAAGTTTCTGGCATATAGTGATGGCATGAGGGTTGTTGAGTCTGCAAAGGTGATGGTGCAGAGTCCCTCTTCGGATGGCCCTTTGTTTACTGAACTGGACAG ACCCACTGGCCAAGCATGCATGGAAACAAAGGAGTTCAATTTGGTGCGAAACATGCTGATTGCTGCAGTTGAGGAACGTTATAGAGATGCAG CTTTATGGAGGGACAAGCTCACACGGCTTCGTTCCAAAAGGAATTGGACATAA
- the LOC131025622 gene encoding uncharacterized protein At2g29880-like yields MGDSQPQDSKKRAVYEAWTQEQSDALLRILAESAIRGWRDNSGIFSKATVEERILHVLNEKLRSNKNYNHYQSRIKWFKSCWNAYSKLLKFNSGFGYDNDNKKFTAPDEVWDAYIEAHPKDAYLRTGSFSDYDELRLAVGNGVAVGRNAIGVGSATDARTIGVDESRGPLIEEFNYDTATEAFVVLGEDDPLLSASKSPLEPTEVPVESTQRRAPAKRSRGQFETNSGHTESSSHQELMVEIKKVTSTMDRVESLFVKRDTMMEKREKEKSFTTWDAILEIPDLSEDDQYTAFDLLVTKSQKDGFMKMTVPQRKRWIEFKTRK; encoded by the exons atgggAGACTCTCAACCACAAGATTCCAAAAAAAGGGCAGTGTATGAAGCATGGACGCAGGAACAAAGTGATGCCTTGTTACGAATTCTGGCTGAATCTGCAATTAGGGGATGGCGCGATAATAGTGGTATATTTAGCAAAGCAACAGTAGAGGAAAGGATATTGCATGTTCTCAATGAAAAACTTAGGtccaataaaaattataatcactaCCAAAGTCGTATCAAATGGTTTAAGAGCTGTTGGAATGCGTATTCAAAACTGTTGAAGTTTAACTCTGGTTTTGGTTATGACAACGACAACAAAAAATTCACGGCCCCAGATGAAGTATGGGATGCGTATATAGAG gCTCACCCAAAAGATGCATACTTACGCACTGGGAGTTTTTCGGATTATGATGAATTGAGGCTTGCTGTTGGAAACGGTGTAGCTGTAGGAAGAAACGCAATTGGAGTGGGCAGTGCTACTGATGCTAGGACAATAGGAGTTGATGAAAGTAGAGGTCCGCTCATAGAGGAGTTTAATTACGATACTGCTACTGAAGCGTTTGTAGTACTGGGTGAAGATGATCCACTGTTATCCGCCTCCAAATCACCTTTGGAGCCCACTGAAGTGCCTGTGGAGTCCACTCAGAGAAGAGCTCCCGCCAAAAGAAGCAGAGGCCAGTTTGAGACAAATTCAGGCCACACTGAAAGTAGTTCGCATCAGGAGCTCATggtagaaattaaaaaagtcACTAGCACAATGGATCGAGTTGAAAGCCTCTTCGTGAAACGAGATACTATGATggagaaaagagaaaaggaaaaaagtttTACAACTTGGGATGCTATCTTAGAAATTCCTGATTTGAGTGAAGATGACCAATACACAGCATTTGACTTGCTTGTTACAAAGTCACAAAAAGATGGATTTATGAAAATGACTGTTCCTCAACGCAAAAGATGGATAGAATTCAAGACTAGGAAATAG
- the LOC131025623 gene encoding uncharacterized protein LOC131025623, with protein sequence MNYEDKINIAIEEDIDEELADEIETEMEIELYDLVRQLMEAAKVVITLLGNIMTLHPTADNALMRRPKTREGFRFITRMMDGDPSQFRQLYRMYPDVFIKLCQIIREKAHVDDTRYTTVEEMLATFLIIVGHNDRYCNVRQRFGRSHFATSQNFNKILRALNTIVPDMMVKPTSAIPAKIRESTRFYPYFKDCIGAIDGTHIPATIIGKDVSCYRNRHGVNSQNVLAACNFDLQFIYVLSGWVGSAHDSKILSDVLSRSNGLHVPQGKYFLVDCGFANRRQFLAPLRGIRYHLKDFGGDGRNPRNADELFNLRHASLRNVIERIFGIFKSRFTIFKTAPPFSFQTQAELVLACAGLHNFLRKECRSDEFPVDVEEGNVAADVENDADILDYLSQSQLSQRNEANAWRASIANAMWENRHITETDQDTQAETEDNS encoded by the exons ATGAATTATGAAGATAAAATTAACATTGCAATTGAAGAAGACATAGATGAAGAACTTGCGGATGAAATCGAAACAGAGATGGAGATTGAACTTTATGATCTTGTTAGGCAACTGATGGAAGCAGCTAAGGTAGTTATCACTCTATTGGGAAATATTATGACGCTACATCCGACTGCTGACAACGCTCTGATGCGACGACCAAAGACTAGGGAAGGATTCCGTTTTATTACGAGAATGATGGATGGAGATCCGAGCCAGTTTCGACAGTTGTATAGAATGTATCCTGACGTCTTCATCAAATTATGCCAGATCATTAGGGAGAAAGCCCATGTGGATGATACACGATATACAACTGTTGAAGAAATGTTGGCAACATTCCTCATCATTGTAGGGCACAACGATCGTTATTGTAATGTTCGTCAAAGGTTTGGTCGTTCGCATTTTGCTACTAGTCAGAACTTCAACAAAATATTGAGAGCATTGAACACCATAGTACCGGACATGATGGTTAAGCCGACTAGCGCAATACCCGCTAAAATTCGGGAAAGTACCAGATTTTATCCTTACTTCAAG GATTGTATCGGGGCTATAGATGGCACTCATATCCCGGCCACGATAATAGGTAAAGACGTGAGCTGTTATCGTAACCGTCATGGGGTGAATTCGCAAAATGTTTTGGCAGCTTGCAACTTTGATTTGCAGTTCATCTATGTGCTTAGTGGATGGGTAGGCTCAGCCCATGattccaaaattttaagtgATGTGTTGTCTAGATCAAATGGACTCCACGTGCCTCAAGGTAAATATTTTCTAGTAGATTGTGGATTTGCTAATCGTCGTCAGTTTTTGGCTCCGTTACGTGGCATTCGATATCATCTCAAAGATTTCGGTGGTGACGGTCGTAATCCAAGAAATGCAGATGAGTTGTTCAATCTTCGACACGCATCATTGCGAAACGTGATTGAACGCATTTTTGGAATCTTCAAATCACgtttcacaattttcaaaacaGCTCCTCCGTTCTCTTTTCAGACACAAGCAGAGTTAGTTTTGGCTTGTGCTGGATTGCATAACTTTCTCCGAAAGGAGTGTCGTTCTGATGAATTTCCAGTCGAtgttgaagaaggaaatgttgcaGCAGATGTTGAGAACGATGCGGACATTTTGGATTATCTTTCTCAAAGTCAGCTGTCTCAGAGGAATGAAGCTAATGCATGGAGAGCAAGTATTGCTAATGCTATGTGGGAAAATAGACACATAACTGAAACCGATCAAGACACACAGGCGGAGACCGAAGATAATAGTTAG